A DNA window from Bradyrhizobium sp. CCBAU 53421 contains the following coding sequences:
- a CDS encoding SGNH/GDSL hydrolase family protein, which yields MRFAFPFRLVAGRSLCAVAALALLAPLSVAPSRAQTGQADQHAALSAGAKTETTKTDATKPARVEADAANPQPQPGVAAKALDKVKQVAKSASDIFHRVPCHQPTGVPNSTGSLPHVAAKLAAGKPVVIIAFGSSSTQGYGSSAPEFTYPSRLAAQLRRQYPSADITVLNRGKGGEDAPEMVKRLQTEVLDVHPDMVIWQVGTNAVLRNLDPSETAKQVEDGVARIQADGADVVLVDPQYSPRVTERPESARGMVKLLGRIAALRHVGIFPRFEVMRDWHEKQAIPIDDFVIADGLHMNDWGYACFAQLLGDDIIRSVGAIKIGVNVPADVRTYRPM from the coding sequence ATGCGTTTTGCCTTCCCTTTTCGCCTCGTAGCAGGGCGGAGCCTGTGCGCCGTTGCGGCGCTGGCGCTGCTTGCACCACTCTCGGTCGCGCCGTCGCGCGCGCAGACGGGCCAGGCCGACCAGCATGCGGCGTTGTCGGCTGGAGCAAAGACTGAAACAACCAAGACTGATGCGACGAAGCCCGCCAGGGTCGAAGCCGACGCGGCCAACCCGCAGCCGCAACCGGGCGTCGCTGCCAAGGCGCTCGACAAGGTGAAGCAGGTGGCGAAATCCGCCAGCGACATCTTCCACCGCGTGCCCTGTCATCAGCCGACCGGCGTGCCGAACAGCACCGGCTCGCTGCCGCATGTCGCGGCCAAGCTCGCCGCCGGCAAGCCGGTCGTGATCATCGCGTTCGGGTCGTCCTCGACCCAGGGCTATGGATCGTCGGCGCCGGAATTCACCTATCCGAGCCGGCTCGCCGCGCAGCTGCGCCGGCAGTATCCGTCCGCCGACATCACCGTGCTCAATCGCGGCAAGGGCGGCGAGGATGCGCCCGAAATGGTGAAGCGGCTGCAGACCGAAGTGCTCGACGTGCATCCCGACATGGTGATCTGGCAGGTCGGCACCAACGCGGTGCTGCGCAACCTCGATCCGTCGGAGACTGCCAAACAGGTCGAGGACGGCGTCGCGCGCATTCAGGCCGACGGCGCCGATGTCGTGCTGGTCGATCCGCAATACTCGCCGCGCGTCACCGAGCGCCCCGAGAGCGCGCGCGGCATGGTGAAGCTGCTCGGCCGCATCGCCGCGCTGCGCCATGTCGGCATCTTCCCGCGCTTCGAGGTGATGCGCGACTGGCACGAGAAGCAGGCGATCCCGATCGACGATTTCGTCATCGCCGACGGCCTGCACATGAATGACTGGGGCTACGCCTGCTTCGCGCAGCTGCTCGGCGACGACATCATCCGCTCGGTCGGCGCGATCAAGATCGGCGTCAACGTCCCCGCGGATGTGCGGACCTACCG